A single region of the Brassica rapa cultivar Chiifu-401-42 chromosome A03, CAAS_Brap_v3.01, whole genome shotgun sequence genome encodes:
- the LOC103860797 gene encoding protein SRC2 — translation MTDLTLELNINSASDLEYVNHITKMNVYAVVTLLGDKKIQKVKTAVDRHGGSNPNWNHAFKFSVNERLAREGRLTLVVGLFSGRVLGDKDIGKVEIPLVYLLPSTNDNSNGHGMKFVTYQVRTPSERMKGSLTFSYRFNGTDVIYGPVHQQGPTSWAPPPSQHGYGPYPYMSQPPPPTGYGYEGPPQYRKNEERLAKADLLVSAVSLLR, via the coding sequence ATGACGGATCTAACCTTAGAGCTTAATATCAACTCAGCAAGTGACCTTGAGTATGTCAATCACATCACAAAGATGAACGTTTACGCGGTCGTAACCCTTTTGGGCGACAAAAAGATACAGAAAGTGAAAACCGCGGTAGATCGCCACGGTGGATCTAACCCTAACTGGAATCACGCCTTCAAGTTTTCCGTCAATGAGAGATTAGCCAGAGAAGGCCGTTTAACACTCGTCGTGGGATTGTTCTCCGGTCGAGTCCTAGGCGATAAAGATATTGGTAAGGTAGAGATCCCGTTGGTTTACCTCTTGCCGTCAACTAACGATAACAGTAATGGCCATGGAATGAAGTTTGTGACGTATCAGGTGAGAACTCCTTCTGAGAGAATGAAAGGTTCTTTGACTTTCTCGTACCGGTTCAATGGGACAGACGTTATTTACGGTCCGGTTCACCAACAGGGACCAACGTCGTGGGCTCCTCCACCGAGTCAGCATGGTTATGGGCCGTATCCTTACATGTCACAGCCGCCGCCACCGACTGGATATGGATACGAAGGGCCGCCGCAGTATAGGAAGAATGAAGAGAGGTTGGCGAAAGCTGATCTTCTTGTTTCAGCTGTGTCATTACTTCgttag
- the LOC103860798 gene encoding monooxygenase 1, translating to MEEIGIVIVGGGIAGLATSLALHRKGIKSVVLERAEKVRSEGAGIGTLTNGWRALDQLGVSDRLRLTSNLIHKARTMLIEDGKKKRAFVLNIKDEARCIRRNDLVEALADALPDGTIRFNSQIVSIEEDETTSFPIVCLSNGNTIKAKVLIGCDGANSVVSDYLRLGPKKAFACRAVRGFTNYPNGHGFPHELLRMKTGNVLVGRLPLNANQVFWFVVHMQDSQHNGKDQKSIANVTLKWVDELSEDWKEMVKICDVESLTLTHLRYRSPWEIMFGKFRRGTVTVAGDAMHVMGPFLGQGGSAALEDAVVLARCLARKMGPDHGDLLKDCSVKSIEEAIDEYVNERRMRLVGLSTQTYLTGRSLQTQSMVIRLMFIVLLVLLFGRDQIRHTKYDCGRL from the exons atgGAAGAAATCGGAATAGTTATTGTCGGCGGCGGAATCGCTGGTCTCGCCACTTCGCTTGCTCTTCATAG GAAAGGAATAAAGAGTGTTGTGTTGGAGAGAGCCGAGAAAGTGAGGTCGGAAGGAGCTGGAATTGGAACTCTTACTAATGGTTGGAGAGCTCTTGATCAGCTTGGCGTCTCTGATCGTCTTCGACTCACGTCTAATCTTATTCACAA AGCACGGACCATGTTGATTGAGGATGGGAAGAAAAAACGAGCATTCGTTTTAAACATCAA AGACGAAGCTCGTTGTATTAGAAGGAACGATCTGGTTGAGGCCTTAGCGGATGCTCTCCCTGATGGAACCATCCGGTTCAATTCCCAAATTGTTTCGATTGAAGAGGACGAAACTACGTCGTTTCCGATCGTTTGCTTATCCAATGGAAATACGATCAAAGCCAAG GTCTTGATTGGATGCGATGGTGCGAATTCTGTCGTCAGTGATTATCTGCGGTTAGGCCCGAAAAAGGCGTTTGCCTGTCGTGCGGTGAGAGGGTTCACTAATTACCCAAACGGCCACGGATTTCCACATGAGCTTCTAAGGATGAAGACAGGCAACGTCTTAGTCGGAAGACTTCCTTTGAACGCCAACCAAGTCTTTTGGTTTGTAGTGCATATGCAAGACAGTCAACACAACGGTAAGGATCAAAAATCGATCGCAAATGTGACTCTAAAATGGGTCGATGAGTTATCTGAAGACTGGAAAGAAATGGTGAAAATATGCGATGTGGAGTCATTAACGTTGACACACTTAAGGTACCGTTCCCCGTGGGAAATCATGTTCGGGAAATTTAGACGTGGGACCGTGACTGTTGCTGGCGATGCAATGCACGTGATGGGTCCATTCCTCGGACAAGGCGGCTCGGCTGCGCTAGAGGATGCGGTTGTTCTCGCTAGATGTCTAGCTAGGAAAATGGGTCCGGACCATGGAGACTTGTTAAAGGATTGTTCGGTGAAAAGCATTGAAGAAGCTATCGATGAGTATGTGAATGAACGTAGGATGAGACTAGTCGGGCTTTCGACGCAGACGTATTTGACGGGACGGTCGCTACAGACCCAGTCAATGGTCATCAGGCTCATGTTTATTGTGTTGTTGGTGCTGTTGTTTGGGCGTGATCAGATTCGTCATACTAAATACGATTGCGGCCGACTCTAG
- the LOC103861145 gene encoding UPF0725 protein At4g11700 yields MRKCHPLLRCLGRFLELKDSELEDNDWSLYLKLAVATTNKSFDVSRLSLANLKILKVATESNQGLGDYNAVFYIEYEDSCEARVGKDVHRAAIVRRILDKQSEVVRLLGHNQSINKSAAMEAGSSSAQD; encoded by the exons ATGAGGAAGTGTCATCCTCTGCTTAGGTGCTTGGGTAGGTTTTTGGAG cTCAAGGATTCAGAGCTTGAAGACAATGACTGGAGTTTGTACTTGAAACTTGCAGTTGCTACAACCAATAAGAGCTTTGACGTTTCCAGACTCAGTCTGGCCAATTTGAAGATTCTGAAAGTGGCTACTGAAAGTAACCAGGGACTTGGAGACTACAATGCAGTTTTCTACATAGAGTACGAGGACTCTTGTGAGGCTCGAGTTGGTAAGGATGTCCATCGCGCTGCTATTGTCAGAAGAATCTTGGATAAGCAGTCGGAAGTCGTGCGTCTCCTTGGTCATAATCAGAGCATAAACAAAAGTGCTGCCATGGAAGCTGGCTCGTCCTCTGCACAAGACTAG
- the LOC103860799 gene encoding 60S ribosome subunit biogenesis protein NIP7 homolog — protein sequence MRPLDENETTVVFEKIFKFVGNNLKNIVENPSHEGPESEPGRYCFRLQKNRVYYASESLVKRATNISRKNLVSLGTCIGKYTHAGSFHLTIMSLNLLAANAKHKVWLKPTSEMSFLYGNHVLKGGLGRITDSIVPGDGVVVFSMSDVPLGFGIAAKSTQDCRKLDPNGIVVLHQADIGEYLRDEDEL from the coding sequence atgagGCCTTTAGACGAGAACGAGACGACCGTCGTCTTCGAGAAGATCTTCAAATTCGTGGGCAACAACCTCAAGAACATCGTCGAGAACCCCTCCCACGAAGGACCCGAATCAGAGCCCGGCCGCTACTGCTTCCGCCTCCAGAAGAACAGAGTCTACTACGCGAGCGAGTCCCTCGTGAAGCGAGCCACGAACATCTCCCGCAAAAACCTGGTCTCCCTCGGGACCTGCATCGGGAAGTACACCCACGCGGGGAGCTTCCACCTGACGATCATGTCGCTCAACCTCTTGGCGGCGAACGCGAAGCACAAGGTGTGGCTGAAACCCACCTCGGAGATGTCGTTTCTCTACGGGAACCACGTGTTGAAAGGAGGGCTAGGGAGGATTACTGATAGCATTGTCCCCGGAGATGGGGTTGTCGTGTTCTCCATGTCTGATGTTCCGTTGGGATTTGGGATTGCGGCGAAGAGTACGCAGGATTGTCGGAAGTTGGATCCGAATGGTATCGTTGTGCTTCATCAGGCTGATATTGGAGAGTATTTGAGGGATGAAGACGAGCTTTGA
- the LOC103860800 gene encoding protein RALF-like 33 — protein MRGLSIIAILTVLCLFSAAHSQSVDFAADFMPFETECTGSIAECSTATAEFEMDSEINRRILATTRYISYGALRRNTVPCSRRGASYYNCRRGAQANPYSRGCSAITRCRR, from the coding sequence ATGAGAGGACTCTCGATCATCGCGATTCTCACCGTCCTCTGCCTATTCTCCGCCGCACACTCCCAGTCCGTCGATTTCGCCGCCGATTTCATGCCGTTCGAGACAGAATGCACTGGTTCCATCGCCGAGTGCTCGACGGCGACGGCGGAGTTCGAGATGGACTCTGAGATAAACAGGCGCATCTTAGCTACGACGAGGTACATTAGCTACGGTGCGCTGAGGAGAAACACAGTTCCATGCTCACGCCGCGGCGCATCTTACTACAATTGCCGACGTGGAGCTCAGGCCAACCCTTACTCTCGTGGCTGTAGCGCCATCACTCGTTGCAGGCgatga
- the LOC103860804 gene encoding heat shock factor-binding protein — protein MDGHDSEDTKQSTADMTAFVQNLLQQMQSRFQTMSDSIITKIDDMGGRINELEQSINDLRAEMGVEGTPTPASKSGDEPKTPAS, from the exons ATG GATGGGCATGATTCTGAGGATACTAAGCAGAGCACTGCTGATATGACTGCTTTT GTCCAAAATCTCCTGCAGCAGATG CAAAGCAGGTTTCAGACAATGTCCGACTCCATCATCACAAAGA TCGATGACATGGGAGGCAGAATCAATGAGCTGGAGCAAAGCATCAATGATCTAAGAGCCGAGATGGGAGTTGAAGGCACTCCAACTCCTGCCTCCAAATCAGGCGATGAACCCAAAACACCGGCTAGTTAG